One stretch of Pomacea canaliculata isolate SZHN2017 linkage group LG1, ASM307304v1, whole genome shotgun sequence DNA includes these proteins:
- the LOC112554537 gene encoding sphingomyelin synthase-related protein 1-like isoform X2, producing the protein MCTSDHMWADAKSQIVSKRCTSPLVDIGLQLNCKMAIHLSEWTCDDVEKWLVEQGFADYCDILCRQHKLDGQVLLMLTEDDLKQPPIKLTVLGDIKRIMNKINHLRASDPAYGPFFLNNGIGLSKMNMMANSQSALPTGYSSGDIDSSEKLILSNHELSYKSASRPYMRSSQERESKSLDPELWKTFLSFVYVFSVFLLTAFVMVIVHDRVPDMQKYPPLPDLFLDNMPYVPWAFEACELVGTTLAIIWFVVLIFHKHRFILLRRMFSLLGTIFLLRCVTMLITSMSVPGQHLQCVGKRYGDMWSRIQRTFDIWCRLGMSIQGVKSCGDYMFSGHTSIITILNFFITEYTPASEMYYLHMVSWVLNVFGIFFILAAHEHYSIDVFIAFYITSRLFMYYHTLANNRSLMQQDANRTRVWFPLFSFFESRCDGVVPNEYKWPFKMPKQIKELFKRNQTSTPNRKDD; encoded by the exons ATGTGTACTTCCGATCACATGTGGGCAGACGCCAAAAGTCAAATCGTCTCGAAACGATGCACGAGTCCGTTGGTTGACATTGGTCTCCAGTTAAA cTGCAAAATGGCGATACATCTTAGTGAATGGACTTGTGATGATGTCGAGAAGTGGTTGGTTGAGCAAGGTTTTGCTGACTACTGCGACATTCTGTGCCGCCAGCACAAGCTTGATGGCCAAGTACTTCTCATGTTGACAGAGGACGATCTGAAGCAGCCGCCAATTAAACTAACAGTGTTGGGCGACATTAAGCGAATCATGaacaaaatcaaccatcttAGAGCTAGTGACCCAGCTTATGGACCCTTTTTCCTTAACAATGGCATTGGTTTATCCAAAATGAATATGATGGCTAATTCTCAGAGTGCATTGCCAACAGGCTATTCTTCAGGTGACATTGATTCTAGCGAGAAACTCATCCTATCCAACCATGAGTTGTCTTACAAATCTGCATCTCGTCCATATATGAGATCTTCCCAAGAGAGGGAATCCAAGTCCTTGGACCCAGAACTATGGAAGACTTTTCTGAGCtttgtttatgtcttttctgtatttcttttgaCAGCTTTTGTAATGGTGATTGTACATGATCGGGTACCAGATATGCAAAAATACCCACCACTGCCTGATTTGTTTTTGGACAATATGCCTTACGTGCCGTGGGCCTTTGAAGCCTGTGAACTAGTTGGTACTACCCTTGCCATTATCTGGTTCGTCGTGCTAATCTTTCATAAACACAG gtTCATCTTACTTCGACGCATGTTTTCTCTTCTTGGCACAATATTCCTGCTGCGCTGCGTGACAATGCTGATTACCTCAATGTCAGTTCCAGGCCAGCATCTTCAGTGTGTGGGAAAG CGATATGGTGATATGTGGTCAAGGATACAAAGGACCTTCGATATCTGGTGTCGTTTGGGCATGAGCATACAAGGCGTGAAGAGCTGTGGAGACTACATGTTCAGTGGTCATAcatccatcatcaccatccttaatttcttcattactgaat ATACACCTGCAAGTGAAATGTATTACCTTCATATGGTCTCTTGGGTACTTAATGTTTTTggtattttctttatcttggCTGCTCATGAACATTATTCCATTGACGTTTTCATTGCCTTCTACATTACTTCTCGCCTCTTCATGTATTATCATACACTTGCCAACAACCGTTCATTGATGCAACAGGATGCAAATAGGACAAGGGTGTGGTTCCCTctattttcattctttgaatCACGTTGTGATGGTGTGGTGCCCAATGAATATAAGTGGCCTTTCAAAATGCCCAAGCAAATTAAAGAGCTTTTTAAAAGGAACCAAACATCGACACCAAATAGAAAAGATGACTAA
- the LOC112554537 gene encoding sphingomyelin synthase-related protein 1-like isoform X1 — MCTSDHMWADAKSQIVSKRCTSPLVDIGLQLNCKMAIHLSEWTCDDVEKWLVEQGFADYCDILCRQHKLDGQVLLMLTEDDLKQPPIKLTVLGDIKRIMNKINHLRASDPAYGPFFLNNGIGLSKMNMMANSQSALPTGYSSGDIDSSEKLILSNHELSYKSASRPYMRSSQERESKSLDPELWKTFLSFVYVFSVFLLTAFVMVIVHDRVPDMQKYPPLPDLFLDNMPYVPWAFEACELVGTTLAIIWFVVLIFHKHRFILLRRMFSLLGTIFLLRCVTMLITSMSVPGQHLQCVGKKFRGLDGTSSRAGYGPRAVGWASLAWETIFKMRYGDMWSRIQRTFDIWCRLGMSIQGVKSCGDYMFSGHTSIITILNFFITEYTPASEMYYLHMVSWVLNVFGIFFILAAHEHYSIDVFIAFYITSRLFMYYHTLANNRSLMQQDANRTRVWFPLFSFFESRCDGVVPNEYKWPFKMPKQIKELFKRNQTSTPNRKDD; from the exons ATGTGTACTTCCGATCACATGTGGGCAGACGCCAAAAGTCAAATCGTCTCGAAACGATGCACGAGTCCGTTGGTTGACATTGGTCTCCAGTTAAA cTGCAAAATGGCGATACATCTTAGTGAATGGACTTGTGATGATGTCGAGAAGTGGTTGGTTGAGCAAGGTTTTGCTGACTACTGCGACATTCTGTGCCGCCAGCACAAGCTTGATGGCCAAGTACTTCTCATGTTGACAGAGGACGATCTGAAGCAGCCGCCAATTAAACTAACAGTGTTGGGCGACATTAAGCGAATCATGaacaaaatcaaccatcttAGAGCTAGTGACCCAGCTTATGGACCCTTTTTCCTTAACAATGGCATTGGTTTATCCAAAATGAATATGATGGCTAATTCTCAGAGTGCATTGCCAACAGGCTATTCTTCAGGTGACATTGATTCTAGCGAGAAACTCATCCTATCCAACCATGAGTTGTCTTACAAATCTGCATCTCGTCCATATATGAGATCTTCCCAAGAGAGGGAATCCAAGTCCTTGGACCCAGAACTATGGAAGACTTTTCTGAGCtttgtttatgtcttttctgtatttcttttgaCAGCTTTTGTAATGGTGATTGTACATGATCGGGTACCAGATATGCAAAAATACCCACCACTGCCTGATTTGTTTTTGGACAATATGCCTTACGTGCCGTGGGCCTTTGAAGCCTGTGAACTAGTTGGTACTACCCTTGCCATTATCTGGTTCGTCGTGCTAATCTTTCATAAACACAG gtTCATCTTACTTCGACGCATGTTTTCTCTTCTTGGCACAATATTCCTGCTGCGCTGCGTGACAATGCTGATTACCTCAATGTCAGTTCCAGGCCAGCATCTTCAGTGTGTGGGAAAG aagtttcgcgggctgGATGGCACctcgtcgcgggccggatatggcccgcgggccgtaggttgggcatccctggcaTGGGAGACTATTTTCAAGATG CGATATGGTGATATGTGGTCAAGGATACAAAGGACCTTCGATATCTGGTGTCGTTTGGGCATGAGCATACAAGGCGTGAAGAGCTGTGGAGACTACATGTTCAGTGGTCATAcatccatcatcaccatccttaatttcttcattactgaat ATACACCTGCAAGTGAAATGTATTACCTTCATATGGTCTCTTGGGTACTTAATGTTTTTggtattttctttatcttggCTGCTCATGAACATTATTCCATTGACGTTTTCATTGCCTTCTACATTACTTCTCGCCTCTTCATGTATTATCATACACTTGCCAACAACCGTTCATTGATGCAACAGGATGCAAATAGGACAAGGGTGTGGTTCCCTctattttcattctttgaatCACGTTGTGATGGTGTGGTGCCCAATGAATATAAGTGGCCTTTCAAAATGCCCAAGCAAATTAAAGAGCTTTTTAAAAGGAACCAAACATCGACACCAAATAGAAAAGATGACTAA
- the LOC112569097 gene encoding uncharacterized protein LOC112569097: protein MHVALLLVFAFVGFSFACTIDSECGDDECCFIENPMIMSKRAAVAPVDSLLLPIRFTGKCTPKQDEGKSCSGMYSCGCKAGLRCQISELQLFKRVIAYLPAYCIKDTTV, encoded by the exons ATGCATGTTGCACTCCTCCTGGTTTTTGCTTTTGTG GGCTTTTCCTTTGCCTGCACAATTGACAGTGAATGTGGTGATGATGAGTGTTGTTTTATTGAAAACCCTATGATTATGAGCAAGCGAGCTGCAGTCGCTCCAGTGGACAGCCTCTTATTGCCAATCAGATTTACAG GAAAATGCACACCAAAACAGGATGAAGGAAAGAGCTGTAGTGGCATGTACTCCTGTGGATGTAAGGCTGGCCTTCGCTGTCAGATCAGCGAATTGCAACTATTTAAAAGAGTGATTGCTTATTTGCCTGCTTATTGTATAAAGGATACTACAGTCTAA
- the LOC112554537 gene encoding sphingomyelin synthase-related protein 1-like isoform X3: MAIHLSEWTCDDVEKWLVEQGFADYCDILCRQHKLDGQVLLMLTEDDLKQPPIKLTVLGDIKRIMNKINHLRASDPAYGPFFLNNGIGLSKMNMMANSQSALPTGYSSGDIDSSEKLILSNHELSYKSASRPYMRSSQERESKSLDPELWKTFLSFVYVFSVFLLTAFVMVIVHDRVPDMQKYPPLPDLFLDNMPYVPWAFEACELVGTTLAIIWFVVLIFHKHRFILLRRMFSLLGTIFLLRCVTMLITSMSVPGQHLQCVGKKFRGLDGTSSRAGYGPRAVGWASLAWETIFKMRYGDMWSRIQRTFDIWCRLGMSIQGVKSCGDYMFSGHTSIITILNFFITEYTPASEMYYLHMVSWVLNVFGIFFILAAHEHYSIDVFIAFYITSRLFMYYHTLANNRSLMQQDANRTRVWFPLFSFFESRCDGVVPNEYKWPFKMPKQIKELFKRNQTSTPNRKDD; the protein is encoded by the exons ATGGCGATACATCTTAGTGAATGGACTTGTGATGATGTCGAGAAGTGGTTGGTTGAGCAAGGTTTTGCTGACTACTGCGACATTCTGTGCCGCCAGCACAAGCTTGATGGCCAAGTACTTCTCATGTTGACAGAGGACGATCTGAAGCAGCCGCCAATTAAACTAACAGTGTTGGGCGACATTAAGCGAATCATGaacaaaatcaaccatcttAGAGCTAGTGACCCAGCTTATGGACCCTTTTTCCTTAACAATGGCATTGGTTTATCCAAAATGAATATGATGGCTAATTCTCAGAGTGCATTGCCAACAGGCTATTCTTCAGGTGACATTGATTCTAGCGAGAAACTCATCCTATCCAACCATGAGTTGTCTTACAAATCTGCATCTCGTCCATATATGAGATCTTCCCAAGAGAGGGAATCCAAGTCCTTGGACCCAGAACTATGGAAGACTTTTCTGAGCtttgtttatgtcttttctgtatttcttttgaCAGCTTTTGTAATGGTGATTGTACATGATCGGGTACCAGATATGCAAAAATACCCACCACTGCCTGATTTGTTTTTGGACAATATGCCTTACGTGCCGTGGGCCTTTGAAGCCTGTGAACTAGTTGGTACTACCCTTGCCATTATCTGGTTCGTCGTGCTAATCTTTCATAAACACAG gtTCATCTTACTTCGACGCATGTTTTCTCTTCTTGGCACAATATTCCTGCTGCGCTGCGTGACAATGCTGATTACCTCAATGTCAGTTCCAGGCCAGCATCTTCAGTGTGTGGGAAAG aagtttcgcgggctgGATGGCACctcgtcgcgggccggatatggcccgcgggccgtaggttgggcatccctggcaTGGGAGACTATTTTCAAGATG CGATATGGTGATATGTGGTCAAGGATACAAAGGACCTTCGATATCTGGTGTCGTTTGGGCATGAGCATACAAGGCGTGAAGAGCTGTGGAGACTACATGTTCAGTGGTCATAcatccatcatcaccatccttaatttcttcattactgaat ATACACCTGCAAGTGAAATGTATTACCTTCATATGGTCTCTTGGGTACTTAATGTTTTTggtattttctttatcttggCTGCTCATGAACATTATTCCATTGACGTTTTCATTGCCTTCTACATTACTTCTCGCCTCTTCATGTATTATCATACACTTGCCAACAACCGTTCATTGATGCAACAGGATGCAAATAGGACAAGGGTGTGGTTCCCTctattttcattctttgaatCACGTTGTGATGGTGTGGTGCCCAATGAATATAAGTGGCCTTTCAAAATGCCCAAGCAAATTAAAGAGCTTTTTAAAAGGAACCAAACATCGACACCAAATAGAAAAGATGACTAA
- the LOC112554731 gene encoding voltage-dependent anion-selective channel protein 2-like, with amino-acid sequence MAPPSYADLGKAARDLFSKGYNYGFFKLEAKTKTDSGVEFTTSGSSSSDTGKVIGNLETKYKWSDYGLTFTEKWNTDNVLNTEVTIEDQIAQGLKLAFDTSFAPQTGKKSGKIKTGYKQDYVNIGADVDFDFAGPTIHGAAVLGYSGWLAGYQMSFDTSKSSLSKSNFAVGYTSGDFTLHTSINDGQEFAGSIYQRVNSQLETAVNLSWTSGTNATRFALGAKYTIDSNTSFSAKVNNSSQIGLGYTQKLRDGVKLTLSALIEGKSINQGGHKVGLGLDLEA; translated from the exons ATGGCACCACCAAGCTATGCTGACCTTGGCAAAGCAGCTAGGGACTTGTTCTCCAAGGGCTACA ACTATGGGTTTTTTAAGTTGGAAGccaaaacaaagacagacagtGGTGTTGAGTTCACCACAAGTGGAAGCTCTAGCAGCGATACAGGGAAAGTTATTGGCAATCTGGAGACTAAATACAAGTGGTCAGATTATG GTCTCACATTTACAGAGAAGTGGAATACTGACAATGTTCTAAACACAGAAGTCACCATTGAGGATCAAATTGCTCAGGGACTGAAACTTGCTTTTGACACCTCTTTTGCACCACAGACAGG GAAAAAGAGTGGTAAGATCAAGACCGGTTACAAGCAGGACTATGTCAACATTGGTGCCGATGTTGACTTCGACTTTGCTGGGCCCACAATCCATGGAGCAGCTGTATTAGG ATATAGCGGATGGCTGGCTGGCTACCAGATGTCATTTGACACATCTAAATCTTCACTTTCCAAAAGCAACTTTGCTGTTGGCTACACATCAGGCGACTTCACGCTTCACACCAGCAT CAATGATGGTCAGGAGTTTGCAGGGTCAATCTACCAGCGGGTCAATTCTCAGCTTGAGACTGCTGTCAACTTGTCGTGGACCTCTGGCACAAATGCTACCCGCTTTGCATTAGGTGCTAAATACACTATTGACAGCAATACCTCATTCAGT GCAAAAGTGAATAACTCCAGTCAGATTGGTCTTGGATATACCCAAAAGTTGCGAGATG GTGTAAAATTGACTCTCTCTGCATTGATAGAAGGAAAGAGCATCAACCAGGGTGGGCACAAAGTGGGCTTGGGACTTGACCTTGAGGCTTAA